The window AGTTCTAGTTCCCAAATTAAGAAGAATAAGAGTAAATCCTGAGCCGCAAACACGCCAATCTGGGCGCTATACAGAATCAAGAGGAGGGCATAAAACAGCTTGGGTTTCTGGGTGACTCTCCAGGCAGCAAGGGTAGCCAAGGTTGTCACTAAACCAGTCAGGACAATCAGTGGCATTGACAAACCATCGACGGCAACTGACCAATTCAATCCCAACTGGGGTATCCAGGGATAAGTTTCAACCAGTTGGAATGTGGAGCTTTGTAAATTGTAGTGGTTGCAAAAGGTGTAAATCGTTAAGGCAAAATCAATTAAACCCACCCCTAGGGCATACAAGCGGACGGTTCTACCTTCTTTATCGGGTAGGACAGGAATCGCTAAAGCTGCTAATAGGGGCAACAGAATAATAGTGGTCAGCCAGGGAAATTGACTATTAATCATTACTGAGAATAAATACCTATCGTTGCCGACTCCTTTATTTTATTAAGTTAGGTAAAGTTTTGAGAAGAGTCTGTCCATAAGACCATCAAATCTTTATAATTTCCTGGAATCAATGCTGAGTATGAACTTCAAAAAGGATTGACAATTTATGGAGTTCATGGTACAAAGACCCTAAGAATCCTTCACACCCTAATCTCCATAAATCGCTAGCATCAGGCCAGCCCCCAAAAGAACCGCGAGTGCAATGGGTATAGTTGCCGCTGCTTCAATCAAAGTGGGAAACAGAACATAAGCCGCCGCTAACGCTAATACAATATCCAGAACTATTAACAGAGTTTTAAACAATTTCATGGCTTGGTAGAAATGCGTCTCCAAACCATCTTTCTCTTGCTCTTCTCTCTAGTCGGGATAATTTTCGATTAAGGGACTAAACGAGCGAGAATACCTTTAGCAATTGTTTGATCTAAGGGCTTATGGGAGAGTAAGCCCGATAAGAGTTTACGCCATATCCAGCGGCTCAAGGACGGTAATCGTAGCCAAATCAGGTTTTGTAACACCCGTTGCAAAAGCAACGCCGCGAATAGCATGACCCATAAAAGCCATGGATTTATTTGAATGAGCAGGGGTATCCACAAAAGCGCGATCGCAACTACCGTCAACCAAGATAGCACCCGAACCAGTAGCTTCCCTTTGACCAAACCCTTCAGATGTAGCTGACTCAGCAGTTGATTGATTAGCCAATGATGAGCCAAAGTAATTTGGCGACAAAACTCAGGATATTCTAGACAATTACTCTTAATTTGGTGCAAGACTTCTCCATCGCTGGAAATCACACTCCGCATCAGCGCTTCTGGGTAACCTCCCTGCACAAAGTAAGTGTAAAACGTTAATTCTGACCGCAGGTGGTTTTGTGCATCAATCAGAGCATAGTAGCGCAAATCGGCTAAAAACTTGGGAGAAAAGTCAAGGCGGCAACCCACCTCTTTTGCTGATTGAATTTGCTGGAGAACATCTTGATCGAGGTTGAAGCGAATGCTGTGAAATACTACGCGAGAACGAGAAATTCGCTCTTGCTCAAATTGGATATAGGGTTCTAAATTTAAAACCCTACGTTCCCAAGTCTTGTGGGAGTGCTTTCGGGAAATAGAATGCGGCACGGGAAATTTATTCTATCCTCACCTGTGGTTACGTTGAATCTCAGAAAGACCCATCCTTGCCAGAATTCCAGTGCAGCGACGCTTGTACTAAACTAATGACAAATTCCAACAATCCGCGCCACTGTTTTTCCCCCGCCGTGACACCCTCTTTGTGAATTTGGAGAATCACATCCCGATGAGGATGATCCAAAATTTCCTGAGAGTAGCGGTTAATCACATCACCATCGAGCTGAATTACGGTTTGGGCATAAATTATATCCGTGGTGACGGCTTTTTGCAGCACTTCGGGTTTAACATAGCCCGGTTGCTGTGCTAGCGTTCGGGACAAAGCCTTGTTTCGATTATCCAGTGCGGTTTTCAGTTCACTGATCTTTCGTAAGCTTCGTAAGAAGCGGCAGTTTCTCAAGACTCGTTGAGCTTTGAGAATCTCTTCGGAATGGGTGGGACTGATCGGGTCTGGTAACCGTGTTTGGATATGATGCATTTCTACCGTTGGATCGGTAAGAATGGCGTTTTCCCCTGAGGTCGAATCGAGGACGGTGGGGTCGTAAAACTCCGAGGATGGGTCACTCAGGAGCAAGGCGTACTCCAGTTCCAGGGTTTTGCGTAATTCCAGATAGCGCGATCGCAAAGACTCGTGAATTCCCTGCTGTTCCAAATACTCCCCAGAGATCGGATAAATATCCCGGTAGGCTTCCCAAGCGATAAACTTGTCCCCTGTAATCTGCTCAACCACCATCGTGTTCACTTCGACGGCGGTGATGTCGATCAGAACTTCCCCCAAGGACTGCAAAAATTCATTGAGGTTTCGATTCAACCCAGAAGTGGCAGGTCTACTGTGGTCGGAGTGGGGTACGACTAAGTCTGTCGTCTTTTTTCGCTTTCGGTTTTGAGTATTGATCATCGCCATCAATCTACCTACTTCTAGCTATTCGAGTTTGGGGGGGGTGGGGGTGGTACTTGTTTGTCAACCGATTTCGGCTGAGTGCCTGCGTCTGGCTCTTGATCGGTCAGTTTATCAGACAGTTCGGGAGAAACTCCTGGCTCAGACGCTTGTGACCCCTCTGAATCTGGCGAAAACTGGTTATTGTTGAGATTAAGATTGTTTGTCTGCGACTCATCCGGGGTCAAATCGTCGAGGGTTCCAGACCAATCAAAACCCGTACCTATATCGTGATCTCGATCTAACAAAACTCCAGAAGGTTCAAGTTCTTCTGCCATAAAGTCATCCCAATCCTGACTGGCTTCTAAGTTTGAACTCAACTCATCCAGAGAGGAATTGGCAAAGGGTTCAGTGTCTTCCACTAAGTCTCCCCAGTCCTCATCCTCTACCAGCTCTAAAGACTCCATATCGACCACCGGTGCCTCAATTAAAGACGGAGGCTCATCCATCACCCAATCATCCCATTCTTCATCCTCTTCTAAGTCCAAAGACTCTAAATTGGGAACGGGTTTGTCTAACTCTGTGTCTGCTTCATGGTCAACGAAGTCCCCCCAATCCTCATCCATTGGACTTCTTGCTTCCAGATTGTCCTGTTCTGAGGTGGAAGGCGATGCAAAATCTTCCCGTTTGAGAGTTGCCCAATCTTGATTTTCGAGGGAGTTTAATTCCCCTTGAGCGGACTCTGGTTCTTCCTCCATGAAGTCTCCCCAGTCTTCATCCACTGGAGAAATTGAGGTTTCCAGGTTCTGTGATTCTGAGGTTGGGAATGGTGCAACATCGTCCCGACTGATGAGATTTTCCCAATGCTGAGTTTCTAGCGAGTCGGATTCCTCTGGCTCAAACTCCGATTGTTCCGCAACAAATTCTCTCAAATCCTGCTCAACTGGAAAGCTATCAGATTCCAGGTTCTGCGGTTGTGCTTCTGAGGGCGAAGCTAAATCTTCGGGTCTGAGATTTTCCCAATCTTGATGGACGGGTAAGTTTGATGCTTCTGGCTCAGTTTCCGATTCTGCCTCAACCGTATCAGTCCATTCCCAATTTTCACGAAGGTCTGACTCAGGTGTATCTGAGTTAGGGGGTGGCGCGACGGGCAAAGACTCTAATAAATCTAAGACAGAGTCATCCCAATCGTCATCTTCGTCCTCCTCCTCATCGGCTTCCTCGACCAATATTGGGTCGTTCTCTGTCGATGGTGTGAGGGAAGAAATTGGGAGTTCTGAGGCCGATGATGGCTCTGGAATGATATCTTCTTGGGTTACCAGGTCTGGAGTGATGATTGCATCTGTTACCCCCTCGGTCGGCTCAACGACTGGCTTAGCCTCAGGGATTTCTTCTGCCGATGGCAATAGCTGACTCTCCCTATCCAGGGATTCAGGCTCAATCAACGGAAGGGTTGTATCTGGATAATGCAGAGCCACTAAAACCTCAAATAGCTTTTGCAAACTCTTGAGATTGTTCTCAATTAACTGACTGCCTCCAGCGACTTGCTCCAGGTGGAATTGCTTCAATTCCCGGTAGCGACCATTGCCGATAAATTCTTCACCAACCTCGTGTTCAACCTCTCCCTCAATCATATTGATGCGGGTACGCAGGCGATGACCGGGTTTGGCAACCGATGTATCTACATCCTCTTCTGTGGGCACCCAGGTGGTAAATTTCAACTCAACCGCTTCACTGAGGGCTAAAGCCAGCGCCTCAGGAATGTTACCCGCCTTAAGTTGTGCTTTAAAGTCATCGCTAGACGCCATATATACTCTCCCCACTGAAATCGGCGGTTCGCTGGCCAAGAAACTGCCTAAAATGTTTCTGTATTGTCAATTGTTACTGTTTATTATCTGGAGCGGAGGGAGGGAGGACAGAATTTCCATCCGCGAGTCGGCGTGATGCCGATGGTAGGTGGGTTAAGGTATGGGTCAGAACAGTAAACAGTTGTTGTAAGTTTTCCAAATTGTGCTGAATAATTTGGCGTCCTTGTTGAACTTGCTCCATGTGAAATTCTCGAAGTTCGGTATAAGGGCCATTCCCAATGAACCGACTGCCCACTTCATTATCGATCGCACCATCTACGATATTCAGGCGGGTACGCATCCGACTATCGGGAGTCGGCTTGGCTGTTTCGGCTTGGGTGTTAGTCTCTGAGTTCTTGGATGAAGATACCCAGGTGGTAATTTCCAACTCAACGGCTTCACCCAGCGCCAGGGTCAGGGCATCCACAATCCTTCCTGCTTTGAGTTGTTCTTTGAAGTCGTCGCTGATTGCCATACGCTGATGCTTGCCTCAAGCGATAAAGATAGGTTGCATATTAGACCAGAAGTGCCTTGACTATAGCAAACCTCTGCCCCACCTTAACAATTTTCAGGTTTCAATCCCATCCGAATGTGTTAGGTGTTGAGTCTAATTACTGGGAGTTGATGACCAGAAGTCGGTGGCGTCATATCCCAATTGCCTCAGCATGTGGCGCAGTAGGGGCAAGCTAAGACCAATCACATTGGTGTGACAACCTTCTATTTTTTCCACAAACAGGCTGCCTTGACCTTCCAATGCAAAGCAGCCAGCACATTGCAAGGGTTCACCGGTCGCGACATAGGCTTGAATCGCGCGATCGCTGATATGGGCAAAGTAGACGTTTGTAGTACCGTGGCGAACTACAGTTTGTTTTTTCGCGACATCAATCAAGGCATGACCCGTATACAGTACGCCCATCGTCCCTCGCATTTGCTGCCAACGGGCGATCGCTTCGGAGGCATTAGCTGGTTTTCCATGAATTTCGCCCCTGACGCTCAACACTGAATCACAACCCAAGATTAGGGCATCGTTAAATTGACCTGCAACCGTCTCGGCTTTTTTTCGCGCCAGAGTCTCCACCAAGGGCAGGGGGTCATTTAATTGCACTTGAGATTCATCAAAGTCACTTGAGCAAACCACTGGTTCAATTCCAGCATTTTGCAACAAGCGTCTGCGAGCAGGCGAAGCGGAGGCTAATACAAAGGTTGGGATACCCATAATCTCCAGAATTTGAGGACACTTGGTCTCAGAGTTCTTCAGTTAATACACCTACAGCAATTCCAGTTTGTCATTGCGCTGCAAGCATCTTTGATTGAGTTAGCTTCTGAGAGCTTCAATACACTGAAAAAGACTTAACCACTTGCTCAAACACATTCTGCATCTTATTCCAGCGTCGTTCCGTGGTTGAAGCATTAAAGGTGTAGAGTTTGCCACGACTCACCGCCACGCTGGCAAGGTTGTGCCGTTCTTGGTTGGGAAGCTTGACATTATATTCCAGAAGGTAATAAGTTTTATCCCCAGACTCACGCGCTTCGGCGTTAACCAATTCCGCTTGGCGACCCGAATTTGGAGGTGCGATCGCATTTTTTTGCAACTGATAGCCCACTTCTCCGGGTGTTCCCAAATCTTGCAGGGTTTTCCCTTTTGGCACTTCGCTAAAGATGACGCTAACGTTTTCTGTCTGCTCAACCAAATCACGGAACACAATATCAGGTCCGGTCGTCACTTGAATGGGTACCCAACCATTGGGATAAAGAAACTCATAGCCATCAGTGCTATCGACATAGCTTTTTAATCCGCTGATACCGGTAGCGCATCCATGTAAACCCAGGCTCAGTACCAGCAGCATTAGTGCGGCAATTGCTTTGAGCATCTTTACTCTCCGTTGAATCCTGCTGCTTTATTTTCTCATCTTTAGGGGACAAAGCTTGGGTTAAGTTATTGAAGGAAAATAGTGTTTTCTGACGGTCTATTATATTCATTACAAGAGTCTTAATCCGTTGTTAAGGCTTAGATCTGTAGAAACGACTCGGCAAGAGTGGAGAGTTTTAACGGCGTTCACCTAAAACTTGAGCTAACGACTTGAGAAAGAATGCTGCCTTAGAGGAAACTATGAACCAGACTTATCGAACACTCGCTTTTTTGGGATTTACTACCATTCTGGTTGGACTACCTAAAGCCGTTTTTGCCCAGCTTCCCCCTGTTCCAGGGCTGATTGCCGCTCAGCAGCAGCAAGGGGTGAGCGCTGTGGAGTTGTATAACCGAGGCGTTGATAAACTCAATGCGGGGAATTATCAAGGAGCGATTGCGGATTTTGACCAGGCGTTGCAACTTGACTCCAAAGATGCGGATACTTATTATAATCGTGGATACGCTTATCACACGATAGGTAGTTACGAAAAGGCAATCACAGACTACACTGAAGCGATTCGGTTGAACCCAAAATTTGCTCAAGCCTACAGCAATCGAGGCTATACCTATTTTGTGTTGAAAAATTACCAACAATCGATTGCTGATGCCACCAAAGCCATTGAACTGAATCAAAGCAGTGACAACGCTTATGTCAGCCGGGGGAATGCTCACGACGAACTGGGAAACCATGATGCCGCATTGGCTGACTATGAGAAAGCGCTCTCCCTCAATCCCAACAGTGCTAGGGCGTTTTACAACCGAGGTTTAACCCGTAATCGCCTCAATCAGCATCAATCCGCTATTCAAGATTACTCCCAAGCGATTCGGATTCAACCCGAATTTGCCGAAGCCTATTACAATCGAGGACTCTCTCGCTTCACTTTGAAAAACTATCAAGATGCGATCGCAGACTTGAAAAAAGCTGCCGAACTTTTCAAACAGAACGGTAGGACAGACAATTACCAGAGTGCGATGGATGTGATTAAAAACATACAGGAGCTAGGTAACTCCTAAATTGCACAAGTCTCAATCCTACCGTTAGATGCGAGCAATAGCTAATCCAATTGAGTAATTGGCTGTGCTGGTACTCACAGTACTTTTGTCTCGCGGGGGCTAGCTCATACCAGAGGCTGAGTAAGCGACGAACACTAACCCCCCAACGAGTACCAGTGCTGCCAAACCTAATAAAATATAATTTCGTTTTTGAGCGCCTGTCGGAGGCTCTGCCAAGTAAGTCTTGGTTTCTGGAGCAAAATTATTGATTAGACCGCCTTCTTCTTTAGTAAATGGCATGAAAATGATAACCTTCGTTTACTTATTAACTTTAAATTTAACAGAAATAGGCATTAATGCTCTCACCAATCTGTCATAAATCTTTACGAGACTCGCAGAATCTTTACAGTAAGCCCCCCTGTACTCGATGAAGTATCGCTGGAGGGCTTGTATATCAGGAGTTCACGAGAACAGAACACATTCTCTGTGCTTCTCCCTCAAGAGCCAACATCACCCGATATGTCAACAGTATGGGCGGCAACAGGAACAGCAATTAAGGCCAAAAGGAAAAGCAATCCCAAATTTATTCCTGGAGTGAGACGGAGCATAAAACCTCTACAATGCAGTAGAAACGAGCATAGCTGAGAAAGACAGGATGACCTGAAAACCAATTCAGGATTGAAGGGGTAATTTCTCTCTGATTTCAGCCAAGTCAATTTGGCAGAATGCGTTTTGGTGGTGTCAAACGACAAACTGTCGCATTCAGGGGTTGCCAAGCTCAACGAGTCTGGATGGGAAGACTAAAATCAATCGTCATTTCCACCAGAAGGGGTAAGGAACATTCGTACAATAATTTCTTGGCTTCATATCATTCAACAGATTCAGGAGATTGGCAATGTCAACAGTCGCAGTTGGGTCCATTGAAACGAAGGGCTTTCCTGCTGTACTCGCCGCAGCAGATGCAATGGTCAAAGCAGGTAGAGTCACTTTAGTGGGATATATCCGAGTAGGGAGCGCTCGCTTTACAGTTAATATTCGCGGGGATGTTTCGGAGGTAAAAACCGCTATGGACGCTGGAATTGCGGCTGTAGAAAGAGTTTACGGTGGTGCGTTAGAGTCTTGGGTAATCATTCCTCGTCCGCACGAAAATGTTGAAGCGGTTCTGCCCATTGCTTATTCGGCTGAAGTTGAACAGTACCGGGATGCTGTGGAAAACCCCATCATGCCTAGACGCGCAAACGGCTCTTCCTTTTAAATAAAGGATGAAGAATGAAGGATGAAGCTTAATCCTTCATCCTTCACACTCAGGACTTACCGAGTCACACCCTGTATCACATTGGAACCATCGAAAGGTTGTGGATTACCAGTCCAATTAAAGTCGTTAATCCGCAAGCTGATAGAACCGAGTTGCTGAACTGGGTTGAAGCGCAAGAGGATATTGTAGGTACGACGGCTATATTCCAATAGGTAGTCCGTGCTGATCTCCTTACCTGTATCTAAATTAATAGATGTCTGAAACCCAACCCGGAACGGGCCGTAAACTTGCTGAGTAATTCCCGCAGATAGAACTTTAGTATCTGCCACTCGGTCAAAGAGGAAGGGTGATTTGTTACCAAGGGCTACCTGGGTGTAGCCGATGTTAAAACCTGTGTAGTCCAGATAAGGGCGAGAGAAATGACCCAGTTGGCCGACCAGTGCAATGGTGCCACTTAAAGATTGTTGAGTATCTCCGTTACTGTAGAGACTCGCAACACCTGTGACACCTGTCGTGAGGGCTAAATAAGGTACCACTGGGGTTGGAGTATAGCGTAACCCTTCTGTGGGAGTTGGCGGTAAAGCTTGACCCTGCCAAAGCAAAAACCCCTTATTTAAAGAAACGCTGCCTTGATAACGCCCTAGACTAATCCGATTATTAGTGCGGTTGGGTTCAAGTAAGTCTAATCTATCCGTATCGGCGTTGATATATTGAGCACCAGCCTGGTAAGTGAGGCTGATACCCGTATTCCCTAGGGGAATCACAGGTGAGGTGATAACAGCACCAATGCTACTCCGAACGGTCTGGAAACCCAGGG of the Allocoleopsis franciscana PCC 7113 genome contains:
- a CDS encoding carbon dioxide-concentrating mechanism protein CcmK, whose amino-acid sequence is MSTVAVGSIETKGFPAVLAAADAMVKAGRVTLVGYIRVGSARFTVNIRGDVSEVKTAMDAGIAAVERVYGGALESWVIIPRPHENVEAVLPIAYSAEVEQYRDAVENPIMPRRANGSSF
- the psbP gene encoding photosystem II reaction center PsbP, yielding MLKAIAALMLLVLSLGLHGCATGISGLKSYVDSTDGYEFLYPNGWVPIQVTTGPDIVFRDLVEQTENVSVIFSEVPKGKTLQDLGTPGEVGYQLQKNAIAPPNSGRQAELVNAEARESGDKTYYLLEYNVKLPNQERHNLASVAVSRGKLYTFNASTTERRWNKMQNVFEQVVKSFSVY
- a CDS encoding tetratricopeptide repeat protein, whose protein sequence is MNQTYRTLAFLGFTTILVGLPKAVFAQLPPVPGLIAAQQQQGVSAVELYNRGVDKLNAGNYQGAIADFDQALQLDSKDADTYYNRGYAYHTIGSYEKAITDYTEAIRLNPKFAQAYSNRGYTYFVLKNYQQSIADATKAIELNQSSDNAYVSRGNAHDELGNHDAALADYEKALSLNPNSARAFYNRGLTRNRLNQHQSAIQDYSQAIRIQPEFAEAYYNRGLSRFTLKNYQDAIADLKKAAELFKQNGRTDNYQSAMDVIKNIQELGNS
- a CDS encoding Maf family protein, which gives rise to MGIPTFVLASASPARRRLLQNAGIEPVVCSSDFDESQVQLNDPLPLVETLARKKAETVAGQFNDALILGCDSVLSVRGEIHGKPANASEAIARWQQMRGTMGVLYTGHALIDVAKKQTVVRHGTTNVYFAHISDRAIQAYVATGEPLQCAGCFALEGQGSLFVEKIEGCHTNVIGLSLPLLRHMLRQLGYDATDFWSSTPSN
- the psb34 gene encoding photosystem II assembly protein Psb34; this translates as MPFTKEEGGLINNFAPETKTYLAEPPTGAQKRNYILLGLAALVLVGGLVFVAYSASGMS